Proteins encoded in a region of the Botrytis cinerea B05.10 chromosome 11, complete sequence genome:
- the Bcgos1 gene encoding Bcgos1 has protein sequence MSTSTGTGWAQLRQQARSLETQTETLFHTYSQFSAVSNIPPKPSEDERSTEMKLQEILEKRENLISQLSRLLDSDSSLTASATRQNNLTRHREILLDHRRELSRIRSSISEARNRANLLSNVRSDIDAYHSNNPEAAEADYMLGERSRIENSHNMTDSVLSQAYAVNESFGLQRETLASINRRITGAASQVPGLNSLIGRISAKKRRDGIIMGSFIAFCFLMFLYFM, from the exons ATGTCTACATCCACTGGGACTGGTTGGGCACAGCTTCGTCAACAAGCTAGGTCGTTGGAAACACAA ACAGAAACACTATTCCATACCTACTCACAATTCTCAGCCGTTTCCAATATTCCGCCAAAACCTTCAGAAGATGAACGATCCACGGAAATGAAGCTACAAGAGATTTTAGAAAAG AGAGAAAACCTGATATCCCAACTCTCCCGCCTCCTCGACAGCGACTCTTCCCTCACAGCCTCTGCAACCCGCCAAAATAATCTTACCCGTCACCGAGAAATCCTCCTCGATCACCGTCGCGAACTCTCGCGCATTCGTTCTTCCATCTCCGAAGCCCGTAACCGCGCAAACCTACTTTCAAATGTGCGATCTGATATCGACGCTTATCATAGCAATAACCCAGAAGCCGCAGAGGCGGATTACATGTTGGGAGAAAGAAGTCGTATCGAGAATAGTCATAATATGACGGACAGTGTGCTGAGCCAGGCTTATGCTGTTAATGAGAGTTTTGGGCTACAGAGGGAAACGCTGGCCAGTATTAATCGGAGGATCACTGGGGCTGCAAGTCAGGTACCGGGATTGAATAGTTTGATTGGGAGGATCAGcgcaaagaagagaagagatggaatCATTATGGGCAGCTTTATCGCATTTTGCTTCTTGATGTTTTTGTACTTTATGtga
- the Bcatp10 gene encoding Bcatp10 gives MILTRLPIRSARKQLDASACMLCQWRSFTTTYRRWDEKKETPSPVPETPSVLDEAPRASGKRVENFTPKPLDRAIGLPNPPRAGQNSGVDNRSIKERRDDFVNWDKHLEKRKKLTAAMAKPYYREWSNMKYHKGKSFLAPPRIFKADRALYFPNLSGRTLEPDSTLYENTTPILEGKVSVVSVFSGAWAENQAATFASEKSNPGLHEVVRNNKGLAQMVHINIEENYLKAMIIKFFRSSLRKKLPEWMWKRYFVVQKGLTDEMKDAIGLLNSKVGYTYILDGDCKIRWAGSGPAEEYEKDVLVKSVSRLLEDAKVPLVQKRLEHSAQQSGKAAAKGGNEDAAKAGSQA, from the exons ATGATCCTTACACGATTGCCGATACGATCCGCAAGGAAGCAGTTAGATGCTTCAGCATGTATGCTATGCCAATGGCGTTCATTTACCACTACATATCGACGATGggacgaaaagaaagagacGCCATCACCGGTGCCAGAAACCCCTTCAGTTCTAGATGAAGCCCCAAGAGCTTCGGGCAAGAGGGTGGAAAATTTCACGCCCAAACCTTTGGACCGAGCAATTGGACTTCCAAACCCACCGAGAGCAGGTCAGAATAGTGGAGTGGACAATAGGtcaatcaaagaaagaagagatgacTTCGTCAATTGGGACAAGCATCTTGAAAAGCGCAAGAAACT GACTGCGGCAATGGCCAAACCATATTACAGAGAATGGAGTAATATGAAATATCACAAAGGAAAATCCTTCCTAGCACCTCCCCGAATCTTTAAAGCCGATCGCGCGCTCTATTTTCCTAATTTAAGCGGCCGAACTTTAGAGCCAGACTCTACCCTATATGAAAATACAACACCTATACTGGAGGGCAAGGTATCAGTTGTGTCCGTATTCAGTGGTGCATGGGCAGAGAACCAGGCAGCTACATTTGCATCTGAGAAGAGCAACCCAGGTTTACATGAGGTGGTGAGAAATAACAAGGGATTGGCGCAAATGGTACATATCAACATCGAGGAGAATTACCTGAAAGCTATGATCATCAAGTTCTTTCGGTCGAGTTTAAGGAAAAAGCTGCCAGAATGGATGTGGAAGAGATATTTTGTGGTCCAGAAAGGTCTCAcggatgagatgaaagatgCTATAGGTCTATTAAATAGTAAGGTCGGATACACATACATCCTAGATGGGGACTGTAAGATTAGGTGGGCGGGCAGTGGTCCTGCTGAGGAATACGAGAAGGATGTCTTGGTCAAGAGCGTTTCTCGACTCTTGGAGGATGCTAAAGTACCCCTCGTGCAAAAGAGACTGGAACATAGTGCACAGCAATCGGGGAAAGCTGCTGCAAAGGGGGGTAATGAAGATGCAGCAAAAGCTGGAAGTCAAGCATGA